A section of the Prochlorococcus marinus XMU1402 genome encodes:
- the secF gene encoding protein translocase subunit SecF yields the protein MKYNLELIKNKKRIIGFSTVLILMSLLGILYSTFNTSYKKPINLGMDFVGGNELRIERVCEAECSNFSPDSVLENLRKNSKNKNLLNNIKLQFQNNNKLISIRTPYLSIEESNNLIANLDNIIGPLNYESKDSRLIGPKLGKRLLTNCVTSLLVSLFAISLYITIRFDKKYALFALLALFHDLLIVFGIFSWLGIILSVEVNSLFAVSLLTIAGYSVNDTVVIFDRIRENLKSNKDGYNETIQLSVNESFRRTTFTSITTLIPLLSIILFGSYSLFWFSLALSLGIIVGSYSSILLAPSLLLKD from the coding sequence ATGAAATACAATCTTGAGCTAATAAAAAATAAAAAGAGGATAATTGGTTTTTCAACTGTTCTTATTTTGATGAGTCTTCTAGGAATTTTATATTCTACTTTTAATACTTCTTATAAGAAACCTATAAATTTAGGGATGGATTTTGTTGGGGGAAATGAACTAAGGATAGAAAGAGTTTGTGAAGCAGAATGTTCTAATTTTTCTCCTGATTCAGTTTTGGAAAATTTAAGAAAGAACTCTAAAAATAAAAATCTTTTAAATAATATTAAATTACAATTCCAAAATAATAATAAATTAATTTCAATAAGAACACCTTATTTAAGTATCGAAGAATCAAATAATCTTATTGCTAATCTTGATAATATTATTGGACCTCTGAATTATGAGAGTAAGGATTCAAGATTAATAGGTCCAAAGCTTGGGAAAAGATTACTTACTAATTGTGTTACTTCATTGTTGGTTTCTTTATTTGCAATATCTTTATATATAACCATTAGATTTGATAAAAAATATGCATTATTTGCATTATTAGCTTTATTCCATGATTTATTAATTGTTTTCGGTATATTCTCCTGGTTAGGAATCATATTATCTGTCGAGGTAAATAGTCTATTTGCTGTATCATTGTTAACTATTGCTGGTTATTCTGTAAATGATACTGTTGTTATTTTTGATAGAATTCGTGAGAATTTAAAATCAAATAAAGATGGCTATAACGAAACTATTCAATTATCAGTAAACGAATCTTTTAGGCGAACAACCTTTACAAGTATTACAACACTTATTCCTTTATTAAGCATAATTTTGTTTGGATCTTACTCGCTATTTTGGTTTTCCTTGGCTTTATCATTAGGAATTATAGTTGGAAGTTATTCAAGTATTTTATTGGCTCCATCTTTGTTGCTTAAAGATTGA
- a CDS encoding AI-2E family transporter: protein MNSSSYFKLVVILITLLIVWTLRDFLLLIICSLVISNIVCNLSNQIQKGLKIPRSISLFLVLAVISVIIFTIFILVLPPFIKEFNEILVDIPNGLSKINTLINTNLNKFNSLFYGEQSENVIDIFSLINNVVTIPDVSTIAKAIQESFKNLISIAGNLGSGLLRLIFVLAVSLMISIEPKQYKENILLLIPKNYRNKFRNILEKCNIALANWTFSMVISSLSVGLLSLIVLSILDVKYVVSNALIAMVLNIIPNIGPVISGIFPISIALLDNFWKPLAVLGSYVIIQNIESYIIMPSIMKKKANLLPGLTLISQFGFTFIFGPLGLILSLPLAVVIQVLIKESFKDI, encoded by the coding sequence TTGAATAGTTCATCATATTTCAAGTTAGTAGTAATATTAATCACTTTATTAATAGTATGGACTTTAAGGGATTTTCTCCTACTAATAATTTGTTCTTTAGTAATTTCAAATATTGTATGTAATTTATCTAATCAAATCCAAAAAGGTTTGAAAATTCCTCGATCGATTTCTTTGTTTCTTGTCTTAGCCGTCATATCAGTAATAATATTTACTATTTTTATTCTTGTATTACCTCCGTTTATAAAAGAATTCAATGAAATACTAGTTGACATTCCAAATGGTTTATCAAAAATAAATACATTGATCAATACAAATCTGAACAAATTTAATAGCTTATTTTATGGCGAACAATCAGAAAATGTTATAGACATATTCAGTTTAATAAATAATGTAGTTACCATTCCAGATGTCTCAACTATTGCAAAAGCTATTCAAGAAAGTTTTAAGAATTTAATTAGTATTGCGGGGAATCTAGGTTCAGGTCTTTTGAGATTAATATTCGTATTAGCAGTGAGTTTGATGATTTCTATTGAACCAAAACAATATAAAGAAAATATACTTCTATTAATACCAAAAAATTACCGTAATAAATTCAGAAATATTCTGGAAAAATGCAATATTGCATTAGCAAATTGGACCTTTTCTATGGTTATAAGCTCATTATCAGTAGGTTTATTATCATTAATAGTTTTATCTATATTAGATGTCAAATACGTAGTCTCGAATGCTTTAATAGCAATGGTTCTTAATATAATTCCGAATATAGGTCCAGTTATTAGTGGTATATTTCCAATCTCAATTGCACTACTAGATAATTTTTGGAAACCACTGGCAGTTTTAGGATCATATGTAATCATTCAAAATATTGAAAGCTATATCATAATGCCATCTATAATGAAGAAAAAAGCAAACCTACTTCCTGGTTTGACATTAATATCACAATTTGGATTTACCTTCATTTTTGGTCCATTAGGCTTAATACTATCTCTTCCATTAGCAGTAGTAATACAGGTTTTAATCAAAGAATCATTTAAAGATATTTAA
- the psb28 gene encoding photosystem II reaction center protein Psb28, with translation MTTNKTAKIQFYEGTDEPVVPEIRLTRSKDGTTGQALFLFEKPQALSSITDGEITGMRMIDSEGEILTREVKVKFVDGEPIFLEAVYIWKNTPDFDRFMRFANSYAKSNGLGYSEKK, from the coding sequence ATGACGACAAATAAAACTGCAAAAATACAATTTTATGAGGGAACTGATGAACCAGTAGTGCCTGAAATAAGACTAACTAGGAGTAAAGATGGTACCACCGGTCAAGCATTATTTTTGTTTGAAAAACCTCAGGCATTATCTTCAATTACAGACGGTGAAATCACAGGTATGCGGATGATAGATTCCGAAGGTGAAATATTAACTAGAGAAGTTAAAGTAAAGTTTGTTGATGGAGAACCAATATTTTTAGAAGCGGTTTATATTTGGAAGAACACACCAGACTTTGACAGATTTATGAGATTTGCAAATAGTTATGCCAAATCAAATGGATTAGGATATTCTGAAAAGAAGTAG
- the mnmH gene encoding tRNA 2-selenouridine(34) synthase MnmH — protein MYFKRKELEKFRCFKGPLIDVRSPSEYYKGHMPNSINIPLFDDDERSIIGTIYKKEGRKKAVIEGLKFFEKKIELLLDNLFKSIDSHPTIPNKNNELFIRIYCSRGGMRSQSIGWLLDKFKLNIVTLNGGYKVYRRWVLDSFSNKLNLVVIGGKTGTGKTRLLSLLDKYKYQTIDLEGFACHRGSTFGGLGMKKQPSNEQFENIIAEKLNYFKCSNNIFVEAESANIGKCKIPHEFFNQMKNSRRIEIIRSESNRLDELIDTYSVFKKEELQESVLRIKKRLGPQRTKIALESIHNEKWDLVCRSVLDYYDKCYEYEKVGKTNIEIIDLTDKKYDESILELINNVL, from the coding sequence ATGTATTTCAAAAGAAAAGAACTAGAGAAATTTAGATGTTTTAAAGGACCACTTATAGATGTTAGGAGCCCGAGTGAATATTATAAAGGACACATGCCTAATTCTATTAATATTCCTCTATTTGATGATGATGAGAGATCTATAATTGGTACAATTTACAAAAAAGAAGGTAGAAAAAAAGCAGTCATAGAGGGATTAAAATTTTTTGAAAAAAAAATTGAATTACTTCTTGATAATTTATTCAAGAGTATTGATTCTCATCCAACTATTCCTAATAAAAATAATGAATTATTTATCAGGATATATTGCTCTAGAGGAGGAATGCGTTCACAAAGTATTGGATGGTTATTAGATAAATTTAAATTAAATATAGTTACACTTAATGGCGGATACAAAGTATATAGAAGATGGGTATTAGATAGTTTTTCAAATAAGTTGAATTTAGTAGTTATTGGCGGGAAAACAGGAACAGGGAAGACAAGATTATTATCATTACTTGATAAATATAAATATCAAACTATTGATCTTGAAGGATTTGCTTGTCATAGAGGAAGTACATTTGGAGGTTTAGGAATGAAAAAACAACCTTCAAATGAACAATTTGAAAATATAATTGCAGAAAAGTTAAATTATTTTAAATGTTCTAATAATATTTTTGTAGAAGCTGAAAGTGCAAATATAGGTAAATGTAAAATTCCTCATGAATTCTTCAATCAGATGAAAAACTCTAGGAGGATTGAAATTATAAGGAGTGAATCTAACAGGTTAGATGAGTTAATAGATACTTATAGTGTATTTAAAAAAGAGGAACTCCAAGAATCAGTACTAAGGATAAAAAAAAGACTAGGACCGCAAAGAACAAAAATAGCTCTTGAATCAATTCATAATGAGAAATGGGACTTAGTTTGCAGATCAGTTTTAGATTATTACGATAAGTGTTATGAATATGAAAAGGTTGGCAAAACTAATATAGAGATAATAGATTTAACTGATAAAAAATATGATGAAAGTATCCTAGAGTTAATAAATAATGTTTTATAA